CCTTTGCTTGGCATATATTCCATATATGCATGCCAACAATTCAGTGAGTCAGTGGTGGAAGACTATGCATGCGAATAGCTCTgatcaaaatgaatatattgCTTTTCTTCATGAAACTTGATAAGAAAATTTGAGGTCATTTTTAAAAGCAAGTGTACCATTAagcataaatattaataattataagtaGTAGAGGAAGACTTGAGTATGGTCTAAAAAGAGTTGTTGACCAGTCTCCATTTTTCTAGATCGATGTCTATTTTCACCATTAAGGAAACTTTTTGTAGCCATTCAACATTGAGCCAATAATGATTAGCGATTTTGAAATATACGTATTAACATAATAAACTATAGGCAATTTGCGTGGAATAAAAACTTTTTTACCAAGCTGGTAATATTTATGAACAATATTCTTATTCTCCCGTCTTACATTTTgttatttcaagttatatttatttattaatatataatattttaaggaATTTTATATAGCTAGCTACCATGCATTTAAGTACATAGTCACTCAAAATGTATCATATTAACAGGTGTGAttgtggggaaaaaaaaaaaaaatagaacgaAGAACAACAATATTTCTTAAGCAGACGATCATATCCTCTGAAAATATCGCATTCGTAGACAgagaatatatatgtttatcttAGAGTACTCCACTACGGCCATTATGCAGTGTCAAAGATTAAAGATCTAATTCACGATAAAGCTTGTGCTTAACTCAAAGTGGTAATAAATTTGATTCGGTAACAGTAAAAAAATCAACCTGGTTAATTATCactttcatgaattttttttattcttcttttgaaatttctagTGGTCCAACGTCAATTGAGTCATGATTTGCATTAATCAGGTcaatatttgtgtgtgtgtgtgtgtgtgtgtgtgtaacaCATGAGGGAGTGATCGATATGCCATTAGCAAGTAGTCGTTTAGTCAGGACCAACGATTTAATATATTGAATTATGAAGAAAATGATCAGGTTGGAGTGGAGATAAGAGTACGCGTTAACATGATTTCATGCACATGGTGGGAAACTTTTATAAGCTTTCAAGTTGAACATAATTAAATCACTGAAACAATATTCTTTCCCCGCATCAAAtctttcgaaaaaaaaaaaagcatgtaTAGATCCGCCATGATCAACTAGATCATGTATGTAATTAATTCCTcagattattaatttattcattcaaATAGATAGTGCTCGATCCGTTTGTAAATCAaagctaaatatatatagcactTTCACACCAATTAACAACTTGATTAGGATATGCGAGTTTATACCCATtgtataatagaaaaataatatttatagccCTGAAAAGTGCAGTCCTTATTCCAATGAGATCcacatgaaaatttatttttttaatgatagatctccacttttttcaaagagaatatACTGATAATACACACTCTAGaattgtatatagcattacctCAATACAATATTATCCAAGTCAtgaggaaattaaaaaaaaaaatcataaatgttTGAATTAATTCATAATCTTGATTCATTAGTTATCCACACGCACGGAtgaaatatgatattatttttgccCCCTCAAAAAACCCATCCAATTGCAtacattaggaaaaaaaaatggttctattaattaatatttggaattaggatataaattaaaataagtcaAAATTAGGGAGAAAAAGATGACATGGAGCTCCATAGACATTATAAATAATGCTTTCACATCagtcatgcatatatatattagattagaTTTGTTTGTCGATCGCTCAAATACTCGTAGGACTGCTCCTTAAGAAAGTGTATATTTTCTCACCAATTGAAAGCTTTATTCAAGATTCCGGCCAGTTGAGTTTACGCCCACAAGTGGCCAGCACGCAACATTAATGTTAATTTAATTGTGCAAATagaagtatatataaaaaatgacaaacACATGAGCGCGCGCGCACATACATATCTATATCATTATCATCAATCAGCAAGGCACGCACATGAGAGTTAGCAAAACAGGAAGTAaccatcactacaagaaataacaGAAAGTTGAAGTTGGATTCTAGGTTACGGAAGAGAAATACAGCAGAGAGAAAAGTGCTCTGTATATTGAAGTTCTCAAGTTACAAGTAAAGTAAAAGTAGTTTCCTGTACATAAAATATCTAACTTATATACTTGGCTAGAGACTGTACACGTGtacattacataaatattaagactccccctcaagctggaCTATACAAACTTAGGAGTCCAAGCTTgctaacaagaaaattaaatctGTCATGAGTAAGAGATTTAGTAAAAATGTCAGCTAACTGAAACTGTGTAGATACATGCAAAGTTTTGATAAAACCAGCTTGAAGCATGTCTCGAACTAGGTGGCAATCTATCTCAATGTGCTTTGTTCGCTCATGAAAAACAGGGTTTTCAGCAATATGCAAAGCAGCCTTATTATCACAATATAACATAGCAGGAGACTTTACTGAAATTGGAAAGGCTTGAAGTAAAGCTGTAAGCCATTTGAGTTCACAAGAAGAAGCAGCCATTGAACGATACTCGGCTTCAGCAGATGAACGAGAGACTGTCACttgcttctttgatttccaagcaATAAGGGAATCACCAatgaaaatacaaaaaccaATAACTGATCTTCTAGTATCAGGGCAACTagcccaatctgaatcacaaAAGGCTTTTAACTGAAGAGAAGATGAGCTGGAAAAGAAAAGACCTTGTCCAGGGTTCAGCTTCACATATCTCAGTACCCGAGTTGCTACATCAAGATGAGATTGACATGGCTTGTCCAAAAACTGACTTAATGTATTTACAGCATAGGAAAGATCTGGCCGAGTTATTGTCAAGTAAATAAGACGACCAATAAGCCTTCTATATGAACTAGGATCAGCCAACACATTATTATCTTCCTTGGACAGCTTGCAAGTTTGATCCATAGGAGACTGAGCAGGTTTAGCAGCCAATAAACCTGAATCTGAGAGAAGTTCCAAAGCATATTTACGCTGACAAACAGATATACCAGTGGAACTTCTAGCAACTTCAAGTcctagaaaatatttaagatttccTAAATCCTTAAGCTTGAACTTAGAATCAAGGAAGGACTTGAGGGCAGAAACTGAAGAGGAGTCATTGCTAGCAACaacaatatcatccacatagaccAAGAGAGCCATAAAGGAAGAACCCGAGATCATAGTGAAGAGAGAATAGTCTGACTTTGATTGAACAAATCCATAAGCAATTAAGGTAGTGGAAAATTTGGAAAACCACTGCCTAGAAgcttgttttaacccatataggGACTTATTAAGCTTGCAAACCCGGGCATCATTGGGTTTGGCAAAACCAGGGGGCATCACCATATACACTTCTTCATGTAattctccatgaagaaatgcattaTTAACATCAAGCTGCTGCAAACACCAATTTTGAGAGGCAGCAAGAGCAAGTAAACATCTAATAGTAGTGAGTTTTGCCACAGGGgaaaaagtatcaaaataaTCAATCCCCTCTTGTTGAGTGTAACCCTTGGCTACTAATCTAGCCTTGTATCTCTCCAAAGTGCCATCTGACCTAAGTTTGCACTTATAGACCCACTTACAACCGATAGGATGTTTTCCAGGAGGAAGTGTAGTTAAGGTCCAAGTGTTATTTGCTTCAAGAGCAGAAATCTCAGCTTGCATAGCTTCTTTCCAATGAGGAATTTTAATGGCTTGAGAAAATGATTTAGGCTCAGAATGAGATGAAGTAGCTAAAGTAAGAGCTAAGTGAGATGGAGAAAGTTTAGAATAAGAGATACAAGAAGAAAGAGGATATTTAATACCTTTTTGTGCAGAAACAGTACCATCATCCAGGGAAGATTGATGAAGTGGATGCTGAAATGAAGCCAAGTTACAATGGTAATCTTGCAAGTAATGTGGTTGCTTATGAGACCTTGATGGCCTTCGAAGAGTATGGGATGGGGCTGGAATTTGAGGATCTGAGGAATTATTTTGATGGGAATTAAAATCTGTAGATTGAGTAAAATCTGTAGAAACAGATAGAGGAAGGGAAAATGGAATTGGAAGAACAGGATTAGGTATGGAAGGTGTAGAAGGAGCAGAAATAAATGAGAAATCTGAAGTAGTGGATTTAAAAGGAAATGTGGTTTCATGAAAAATCACATCTCTGGAAATATGGACAGTACGATGAAGAAGGCTATAAACTTTATAACCTTTTACATCAATGGGATAACCAAGAAAGATGCAAGGCTGAGCTCTAGCATCAAACTTGGTTTTATGAGTAAGAACTGAAGCATAGCAGAGGCAGCCAAATGTTTTCAAGTATTGATAACTTGGTTTAACAGAGAATAAAATTTCATGAGGAGATTTGTGATTTGGTAACAAAGGTGTAGGGAGGATATTAATAAGATGGACTGCAGTTAGTATACTGTCACTCCAGAATTTTAATGGTAAAGAAGATTGAAACATGATAGCTCGAGCAATATTAAGAATATGCTGATGTTTTCTCTCTACAAcagcattttgttgaggagaaTAAGGACAACTCTTTTGATGTAAAACACCATGAGTACTAAAGAATTGTTTCATGTCAAACTCAGGTCCATTGTCAGATCTAAGGACCTTGAtggtgcattgatattgagtttGAACaaattggaagaaggattgAATGTAATTTCTAGCTTCTGACTTAGACTTCATGAGATAAACCCATGTACATCGACTAAAATCATCCACTAGAGTGAGGAAATAACTGAAACCATTATATGAAGTTATTGAATAAGgtccccaaatatcacaatgcACCAAATCGAATATAGAGGAAGATGTTGAACTACTAATAGGAAAAGGTAATCTTTTCTGTTTTGCAAGAGGACAGATTTTACAAGAAGAGTGActtgaaactgaaatgaaaGATTCCTTGGACAATTCCTTAGGAAACTCATGAAGTAAAAATTTCATTCGAGAATGAGATACATGTCCTAGTCTACGATGCCATATTTCAAAGGCATTATTATTGACAGTAGAACTGAAAttacaagaagaaaaacaaattgaagaatcaTCAATAGTCTTTTGTGAACCTTGCAGTAAATGATAAAGGTCTCGAGTTTCTTTACCCACTCCAATCGTCTTCCAGCTGGAGAGGTCCTGTAGAAAACAAAAACGAGGAAGAAATATGAGACAACAAGGGATTTGAGAAACTAATTTGCTTACTGAAATGAGATTACAATGAAAGGAAGGAACATAGAGAACATCTTTAAGTAATAAAGATGTAGAGAGTTGAACATTACCAATATGAGTGACTGGAACAAACTTACCATTTGGCAAATGAACTGAAATATTAATGGAAGAAGGAACAGAAGTAAACAAATGAAGGGAGCTGATCATATGATCAGTTGCACCCATGTCAAAAATCCAGGAATGAATAGAAGATTCCTTAGAAAAATCTTTATTCACAGAATAGACAGATGAATaggaaagaagagaagaatTTTTACCTGAAAATGATGGAACATTGGAACTTGAAGGATTGTCAGATGATGAAACAATACCTACATGATTAGCAGATGGTTGATTTTGTGGATTAAAGGATGAATTATGAGAAAGAGATTGAGATTGAAGCATGGAGATAAGCTGTTGACACTGCTCCTGAGAAAAATGTATGACTGGACCAGAACTAGGTGTAAGAGCATCAGTGCAAACTTGATTGGCTGAAGGAGGTCCAGATGCTTGTTTGTTCTTGGTGAATTTGAAGCCAGGTGGAAAGCCATGAATCCGATAACATTTCTCAACTGTGTGACCTTGAATCCCACAGTGGCTACAATAAGGCTTATCCTTGCGTGAATTGTACTGTTTTCCAATGAACTTGTGTTGAAATTTAACCGGCTGAGACTGAGTAACCATAGCAACAGGTTCAGATGCAAAATTGGTAGGAAGAGATTGGCTGATCTGACGTTGTCTTTCTTCTTGAAGGACAAGTGAGAAAACTTTGTTGATAGGGGGGAGAGGATCAGATAACAAGATCTGACCTCGAATATGAGCAAAAGAGTCATTAAGACCCATTAGAAATTGTAAAACATATTCTTGATGATGAAACTCCACTACAGTTTTCATAGCACCACAAGAACAGGTCGGTAATGGACGATAATTCTGCATTTCATCTCATAGTGCCTTCAAATGAGTAAAATACGCACTGACGGACAACTGTTCTTGACTCAGACTAAAAATAGCCTTTCGGAGTTGAAAAATACGAGGGCCATTGCTATGAGAAAAACGTTCTTGAAGATCTTTCCATACATCAGCAGCAGATTCAATGAAAATAACACTAGCAGCAATATCTTTGTTTAGAGAATTCAAGATCCACGAAAGGACCATTGTATTACAACGaatccaagaattgaagagagGATTATCCTCAGAAGGTTTCAGCAAAGTACCATTGACAAaaccaaatttatttttagcaaTCAAAGCCATAGTCATTGATCGATTCCATGTATGATAATTTTCATCAGAAAGGGGTTGAGAAACGAGTTGAGCACCTGGAGTATCACCATTGTGTAAAAAGTAGGAACTGGAGGCATCTTGATCTGGAGGAAGAGGCGGAGCGGAAGATCCAGAATTCTCTCCTGATACCATAACAGAAAGTTGAAGTTGGATTTTAGGTTACGGAAGAGAAATACAGCAGAGAGAAAAGTGCTCTGTATATTGAAGTTCTCAAGTTACAAGTAAAGTAAAAGTAGTTTCATGTACATAAAATATCTAACTTATATACTTGGCTAGAGACTGTACACGTGtacattacataaatattaagaaGAAAAACGAGCTTTTGCGActaatttatagcaacgaaaagactattaacaacCAATTGTATTTTCGTTACTATAAATTAGTTGCAAAAGCCCGTTGCATGAAAGTTCCTGGACTAATGAAACTAATAAAGGTGGGTATATATCATGTAGCCAGCAAAGTTTCTGAATTCAGAgtccacatatatataattcgtACGTAATTTCAATATAaacttctcaaaattaattgaaTATGCATGAATACAAATTAATGCagtactaaatatatatatctgcgCAAAATTTATGCACTTTGTCATAATCGTTGACGTTGGTATATAAAGTTAGAATGATTTGGAAAGGTACGTAAAACATCAGCAATATTTTGTGCAAATTGCAAGACCATATTCATGAATTCAAAGCTGAAGAATGCAACGTCGTCTAGCACTCCATATATATGATGCATGTTCATCATGAGTACTAGCTAGCTTCTCAAACAAGAAAGAATCTGAAAAGCTATAACAAGTACATATTCATTGTTTTTATGTCACCAAAGCAGTACACAGTCTAGATTCTGTGTGTTTGTGGTCGTGCTTTAATTtatagttttaatatataatatataatatatataatatgcaccATTGGAATATAGCTACTAGCTTAGCTTTGACTAcaatttacatatataattaatgaaataattaattatataaacaagTGATCATGTACTTACATGTATACGTTTAAATCTAATGCTACTttaatttgtattaattttgtCCTTTCAATCATTCTGTTAATTAATGTGGCGTAGTATGTAATTAAATGATTTCTTAtattaatcatttaaataataataataataaaactactTAAAATATAGTACAATATATACCTGTCATGGTATGACtacaaataatataaatcaaGGTGATgagaaacaataatattgttatatatGTCTTATCTCTCGAGCCTGTTATGCCAACTGGGAATTAAGACTTgaattaattaatcatatatgcatgattaatgTTGCTCGACCAATCCACAtgcatatgtgtatatatataaaaccaataagCAAATAATTAAGAAGTATTTGATTCTCTCGAAGCACTTGCAATTATTTTATTGAAGAGTGTCGGCGGCCCGTGCCAAGTTTTACTTTCGGGATTCGTCACTACGTCTCTATAGAAACgtatcttagtttttttttttaacgattGATTAAAGTGTTATCCGATTACGTTTGCATTGGTACTGAATGACTCTTTTGGACGATATTTTGAATGATACTTGTATTCTGATCTCTATATTCCTTTTCTTTAAGGGCTTAGCTTTAAGGGCATGCATGCCAATACACACATGAGGAATAGGTCTCAGTGCATGCTTCTTTTTTTCTGTGAATTTGTTCTATTGCGTTACGAACTATGGCACATGCAATCCTTTTTGTCccaattaaaatttgtaaaGTTTTGGACATTTTAGCTGGCCGGCAATGAAGCCTAGCTAGCTTGGCTgatctttcttttatttctgttctttttttttaataggatacGAGGTTTCGAACTCAGCCTCTCTATTTGGAATGATTAAAAGGTAGGACCAATCGAATTAATTAAGATATATAATAGGTTTCATAAAAATCACCAAACTCatttatattgtaaaattaccACTTGTTGTAAAAGTTTAAATTAGGAaaagaagtaaattttattatttattttatatcttaacactttCCTTTATGTATGAGTTAGATTCTTTCTCAAATAGTAATTCAatacgtgaaatatttaattaagtgaAATAGAATATAGAGTCAAGATTCAAACTCAAAAATATCTCTACTCTAATATCATATTGACAAAAATATCAGAGGCCACAAATTATTTGAGAAAATGACACAATGAATAAACCTCTTTTGAGAATATATTTCAGTATTATGGTTTCATCAATACATGCCAAGCAATACAATCAGATATTTATAGAACAAATTCCTATCAGCTTTGACAATGTGATAGGTCCATCTGTACATTTTGTTATGAGAAATATTCCTTCTAGATGCTACTAGGTGCTGCCGCAGAGCTAATGCGAGTGTGTGCACTGGAGGTGATTTCTTTAAAATCAGGTTGTTGGTCTTTCTGTGAGTCATCACATGAATTAGCTTTGCCTAATTGAAGGATTTAAgaacaatttataaataaaaaataaggttaaaataattagtttaaacAATGTAAATTAATGCATACTCTAGtactcttcttcctcttctgaaTTATGTTCCTCAATTTTCACCAAGTTTTCTCATTTTGAAAGTATACAGAAGGTTTGCATGTTCGTACGTTGTACAAGGAGGCTACGTGAAACTCATGTTGGTACCATGCATAtacatgtacaagaatatatatGATCGAGTAAGTAGTTatctcttatttttatattgtggCTTTCGTTTTTTGGGGCTGATCATTTAAGTAGCCTTTTCTTGTCATGATCAATGGACTTTCATGTTATTTAATTACTCGTTGTGTCCGTTTCATCTGGCTGAAGCACTTAAATCGGTCAagcaattttattattgagtaTTATCAATAAACTAGTCTACTGGTTTTAATTTGTATGGAAATTCTGAGTCCTGACACTCTTATGCATGACCTTACCAATGAGCAGCGATTATAAAATCATTCTGATTACGTTCAAATCAATCCCTCGCTTTCATGCCTTTAATTTATCTCTAAATTTGTGATCTCTAAAAAATGGGGCCGGGCTACAGAAAAGGTGGGACCCAAGTATATATGTGGCATCTTCATCCTGAATTTTGGACTATGCTGTGGCGTTAATATATGTTGTACTGTGATTCGGACGTTGTGACAATTAGGCCCTAAAACGAAGGGAACTTTGATGGAGACAAAAGGCTAATGAGACGTCGGTTTCGATACGAATTTTAGACCTaagaagttaaaaatttaagCTTGCAGGTGCTTTGGTCCACGGGAAAGTTCAACTGTCACACAtttggaaaaggaaaatgagacAGGCCGGGGGCCCCGCGCCGGGGGATCACTGCGCTGTGCTTTGGGGAGGATTTTACAAAGTACCAATTGGCAGGGAGGAAGGGACACAATACCCATCACCCTCCTGCATGCCTGTTGTCAGGAAGCGTGTGAACTGTGCACTTCA
This Carya illinoinensis cultivar Pawnee chromosome 11, C.illinoinensisPawnee_v1, whole genome shotgun sequence DNA region includes the following protein-coding sequences:
- the LOC122282409 gene encoding uncharacterized protein LOC122282409, which gives rise to MVSGENSGSSAPPLPPDQDASSSYFLHNGDTPGAQLVSQPLSDENYHTWNRSMTMALIAKNKFGFVNGTLLKPSEDNPLFNSWIRCNTMVLSWILNSLNKDIAASVIFIESAADVWKDLQERFSHSNGPRIFQLRKAIFSLSQEQLSVSAYFTHLKAL